One Pararhizobium sp. IMCC3301 DNA segment encodes these proteins:
- the tsaB gene encoding tRNA (adenosine(37)-N6)-threonylcarbamoyltransferase complex dimerization subunit type 1 TsaB gives MIQLSIDTCNSLCAVALSRWQNDRLQLLAQDTRDLGRGHAEVLIGQIARLLADSGLRAADLQRIAVTTGPGSFTGQRVGLAAARVLSASLNIEAVGVGVLDALVRQAAGKNPSARTFCAICDARRDAAYVKAVDRDGAVRIEASLIQISDLTARIDALPHPLCLIGSGVSLIEAATELAQSPGRQCLDTAFPDIATIAELGHTMNAADNPARPLYLRGADAKPQSAKHVLRPVATAHHEVSL, from the coding sequence ATGATTCAGCTCAGCATTGATACCTGCAATTCCCTGTGTGCGGTCGCGCTCTCGCGATGGCAGAATGACAGGCTGCAGCTTCTGGCCCAGGACACTCGGGATCTGGGCCGGGGTCATGCCGAAGTGCTGATCGGTCAGATTGCCCGGCTGCTGGCCGATAGCGGCCTGCGCGCGGCTGATCTGCAACGTATCGCGGTGACGACGGGTCCGGGGTCCTTCACCGGCCAGCGGGTCGGATTGGCGGCAGCGCGTGTCCTCTCCGCCAGTCTGAACATTGAAGCTGTCGGTGTCGGTGTGCTTGATGCCCTGGTGCGGCAGGCGGCTGGAAAAAATCCGTCTGCGCGAACATTTTGCGCTATCTGCGATGCGCGGCGCGATGCTGCCTATGTCAAGGCGGTTGACCGGGATGGAGCGGTGCGCATTGAGGCCAGCCTGATCCAGATCAGCGATCTGACGGCGCGGATCGACGCCCTGCCGCACCCACTGTGCCTGATCGGCTCCGGCGTGTCATTGATAGAAGCCGCGACAGAGTTGGCACAATCGCCGGGCCGACAGTGCCTGGATACCGCCTTTCCCGACATTGCCACAATAGCCGAACTCGGCCACACCATGAACGCCGCAGACAACCCGGCCAGGCCGCTTTATCTGCGTGGCGCCGACGCAAAGCCGCAATCGGCAAAACATGTATTGCGTCCTGTCGCAACCGCTCATCACGAGGTGTCGCTGTGA